A window from Leptidea sinapis chromosome 11, ilLepSina1.1, whole genome shotgun sequence encodes these proteins:
- the LOC126966745 gene encoding trypsin-7-like yields MWKVFVTVLVICVCIQAHMLEANEKQLVSLTDTTEDYSEEIFESQRNRCNCRCGERNEASRIVGGVETSVNEFPWVARLTYFNKFYCGGMIINDKYVMTAAHCVKGLMWFMIKVTLGEHNRCNETHRPVTRYVVQVLAHNFTYIDFRDDIALLKLNERVEITNTVKPVCLPHNDENDYIGVKAIAAGWGSIGEQRNHSCNLLDVELPIMSNDDCKKTKYESSMIVDGMLCAGYPDEGKKDTCQGDSGGPLSAERKDKRYELLGIVSWGIGCGRQGYPGVYTRVTKYLYWIKHNARHGCFCRD; encoded by the exons atgtggaAAGTATTTGTGACTGTGTTGGTAATATGTGTATGTATTCAG GCGCATATGCTAGAAGCGAATGAAAAACAATTGGTATCGTTAACGGACACTACGGAGGATTATTCAGAAGAAATTTTTGAAAGCCAACGAAATAGATGCAATTGTC GCTGCGGTGAAAGAAACGAGGCTTCTCGAATAGTTGGAGGTGTGGAGACCAGCGTCAATGAATTCCCCTGGGTGGCTCGCTTAACGTACTTCAACAAATTCTACTGCGGTGGAATGATCATCAATGATAAATATGTTATGACTGCTGCGCATTGTGTTAAagg CTTAATGTGGTTTATGATAAAAGTAACCCTTGGCGAACATAATCGATGCAACGAGACGCACAGGCCAGTGACTCGATACGTAGTCCAGGTACTGGCTCATAACTTCACCTATATCGACTTCAGGGACGACATTGCGTTGTTGAAGCTCAATGAAAGGGTAGAAATTACGAATACTGTGAAGCCAGTGTGCCTACCTCACAATGATG aGAACGACTATATTGGTGTAAAAGCTATAGCTGCCGGCTGGGGATCTATTGGAGAACAGAGAAACCATTCCTGCAACTTATTGGACGTAGAGCTACCCATAATGAGTAATGATGATtgtaagaaaactaaatatgaATCTTCAATGATTGTTGATGGAATGCTATGTGCTGGTTACCCCGACGAAGGAAAGAAGGACACTTGCCAG gGCGACAGTGGGGGTCCATTATCTGCTGAAAGGAAAGACAAAAGATATGAACTTTTAG GCATTGTGTCCTGGGGTATTGGATGTGGAAGACAAGGATATCCTGGAGTATACACTCGTGTTACGAAATACTTGTACTGGATCAAACACAACGCCAGACACGGCTGTTTTTGTAGAGACTGA
- the LOC126966743 gene encoding trypsin-1-like produces MWFNICFVLFCIVGGGNSLSKEAFRYNGDTDLNHRLAEEQLEGRRCQDCSCGERNEEPRVVGGTETNVNAFPWIARLIYHQSFGCGASLINDRYVVSAAHCVKGFMWYMFRVKFGEHDRCMQKTMPETRYIVKIIAHNFTLTHLTNDIALLKLNKPIEFVHSIRPVCLPPIQSQTFSFAGILATVAGFGAMAETGKWSCTLLEAQLPVLSNDECKDTKYNRTKIKDVMMCAGFPETAHKDACTGDSGGPLVVENSDNIYELIGVVSWGYGCARKGFPGVYTRVTEYMDWIKDNTDDACYCDM; encoded by the exons atgtggtttaatatttgttttgtcttGTTTTGTATTGTTGGCGGAGGTAACTCGCTCAGTaag GAAGCCTTTAGATACAATGGGGACACGGATTTAAACCATCGTCTAGCGGAGGAACAGTTAGAAGGGCGGAGGTGTCAAGACtgta GTTGTGGTGAACGGAACGAAGAGCCCCGAGTTGTTGGAGGAACGGAGACCAATGTAAACGCATTCCCCTGGATAGCCAGGCTCATATACCACCAGTCTTTCGGCTGTGGCGCTTCTTTGATCAACGATAGATATGTTGTATCCGCTGCACATTGCGTAAAAgg GTTTATGTGGTACATGTTTCGTGTTAAGTTTGGAGAACACGACCGCTGCATGCAGAAGACAATGCCTGAGACGAGATACATCGTGAAGATAATTGCGCATAATTTCACACTCACTCATTTGACGAATGACATCGCGTTGCTGAAGCTGAACAAACCAATTGAGTTCGTGCATTCCATCAGACCTGTTTGCCTACCTCCGATTCAGA gtCAAACGTTCTCATTTGCTGGTATTCTGGCAACAGTCGCTGGCTTTGGAGCGATGGCGGAGACAGGAAAATGGTCGTGTACTCTATTAGAAGCTCAGTTGCCAGTTCTCAGTAACGATGAGTGTAAAGACACAAAGTACAATAGGACGAAAATTAAAGATGTCATGATGTGTGCGGGCTTTCCAGAAACTGCACACAAAGATGCTTGCACC GGTGACAGCGGCGGTCCTCTTGTAGTTGAAAATTCTGACAATATTTATGAACTAATTG GTGTGGTGTCCTGGGGATATGGCTGCGCCAGAAAAGGATTCCCTGGCGTTTACACAAGAGTGACTGAGTATATGGATTGGATTAAAGATAATACGGACGACGCCTGCTATTGTGACATGTAA